Part of the Falco biarmicus isolate bFalBia1 chromosome 4, bFalBia1.pri, whole genome shotgun sequence genome, GCCCCTCCCCTCTCCCGGTGCCCCCGGCTCGCACATCTCCCACCTTCCCGGCGCCCCGGCACATACAGAGCCCCGACGGGCACCGGGACCCCTGGGACACCCCGATCTTCCATTATCCCAGTGCCGGCACCCCCGGGCCGGACTGAGCTCTCCTCCCTCGGTACCGGGATCCCAGGGTTGCCCCGATCTTCCCCTCCTCTGGTACCAGGACCCCCGGGCCGAGCTGGGCGGCACCGGCACCACGACacccggcccaccacgggcGCTGTCCCCACCCGCCCAGCGTAGGCGGGCCCCGCGGCGCCCGGCCAGcgacccggcccggccctgtcccgcccggcccccggcccAGCCCTACATGGCGCTCGCGGCCGCGCTGGgacccgccgccgccccggccgctCAGCACCGCCCGGACATCAAGTCCGCCATCTTCCCGACAGCCCCCGTAGGGCCGAAGgaggccgcggccccgccctCCGCACGGCCCACACTTCCGGGGGCGGGCCGGTCCGCGTGCGTAGAGGCATATGTAAATAAACGCTAACCTCCCTCCAATGAGCAAGCGCCTCGCGAAGGGGCGGGGCGGCTCTGCCGGCGCACGCGCGCAAGCTACAGCCCTGCGGTACGCGCAGCCTGAGGcgcaggccccgccccgccagAGAACCCCGCCCCCCTCAAgggcccgcccccgcccctgCCGCCGCCACGGTGCCCCCCCCTTCCGCCCTTCCCCCGGCGGCGCAGCAGCAGAACCGGGAGGCCGCGACCGTTCACAGTCCTTTCTCTTTAATCGTAACAGAGCGGCGGGGAGCTCATGTTGCCCCCCGCCAGGAGCCCCGGAATTCCCGGGGAGCAGGCTCCGGGAGGTGCCGGGCGGCCAGACTGTCCTGCCGTGGGCAAGCAGTCCCAGCGGAGTGGCAGAGGCCCGGGCAGGAGGGCTCTCCCGTGCATAGGCCCGGGAGTGGCATGTGGGGTGGGGGAGCCAGGCAGATTctctgcacagggctggggggcactcggaccccgccccccccccccccccccccccatccccagagGTAGCACTCGCTCCTGCGACAAccctggctccagctgcagcactgcccagccctcAAGCCACAGCGTGCGGGCAGGCTGTCTGCCTCCTACcggggcaccggccctgccaggtcctgcagccCCCGGGGGACACAGTCTGTGGACCCCCCAGGCTCAGGTGCAGCAGGCAGTCTCCACCCGGGACCACGCATTCTCCGGGTGTGGCGGCTCCTTTCTGGGCATGGGGCCGTGCTATCTGCGGTACATGGTGAAGGCCATGAAGCTGAAGAGGAGGGTGAGGCCAGCTAGGAAGGTGGTTGCGGTGGCAGTGAAGACATGGCGGTACTGCAGCTGAAAGTACCAGAGCACGGCCAGCATCAGCACGAAGAGTGGCAGCATGAGGCTGCCCACGTTGAGGGCGGCGTGTACGGGGTCGGCAGAGGCGTGGGAGCCGGTGGGCGCGGGGgccgggctgtgctgggagatgTGGCAGTGCAGGACGCTGTTGTGTGCGAGGTGCAGGGCGGCCAGGCTCTGGGTGTCATCGCGGAGCAGCTGCCCCTGGTAGATTAGCCGCacttgctgctcctgcccaggaaAATaggccctggggcaggggacaAGGAGGGAGTTGTCACACTCCCCCCAGGACACACACccctccatccatccccccAGGGGCAGGCGGCAAACCAACCCATCCACCCACCCTGCCTGCGCAATGCCTGCACCCCTGTGCCTGCGCTTTGCCATCAGCCGCCCTGGGGGCACTACCAGAAGCCAAGGCACCTGCCAGGACAGGTCACCTGATGGCCCCACCAGGGACAGGCCCAGGCACCAAGGGCACACACCACCCACACAAGGACAAGggtggcagctcccagctgctccagggaaAGAAGGCATGGCCAGCGGGGCTCGGGGACGCCCCCAGTCGGGACATCCCCGAGCGGTGCCGCAGGAGAACCGGTGTGCCCTGCCCCTCACCTCTTCAAGGCCCCGACGGTATCGCCGGGGCGCACCCGGGCCAGGCGCTCCGTGTCGTTGAGGAACTTCAGCCGCAGCACCATGGTGGGCTCGGTGGGGCCGCCGTCCCCCTCACTGAGGGGGCCCTGCGCGGGTGTggggccggcccggggccgcagccccgccgccagcccaCCCGCCCCATCGGCAGCCGctggggccgccgccgccgccgccggggcctTGTGCTCCACGGGGGTCGGGGCAGCGCTCGGGCCCTCCTCGGAGAGCGGCGCGGCGGCTCGGGGCGGCGCAGCAGGCTCGGGGGCGCGGGTGGAGGCCCAGGCCAGCCCCAACACCACGACCACCAGCAACAACGCGAAGAGCACAGTCACCTCATCGCCAACGCCCTCGATCAGCGCCATGGCGGCACCGCCTACCGACCTGCGGACATAGAGCGGGGCGGTCAGCCCGCCGAGCCGCCGGCAACCGGAGCCGCAAGCGGCCCGGGCCCCTCACCTGCCGCCATCGCAACCGCTTCCGCCTAACTGCAAGGCACTCCGGGAGATGTAGTTCTACTCGGTGCCTGCGCAAAGGCACCCGCCGCGATGCACCCTGGGAAGTGTAGTCCCGCCCTCTGCCGCAGGGTGTGCCAAGGCAGAGGGCGGGACTACACTTCCCAGCGTGCCCTGCGCCAAGCTGCGCATGCGCCGTGCGGCTACCTCGGCCAGGGCCCTTCCCCTCCTCCGCCATTACCGGTTTGAGAAATACTCCGCTTTGCAGGGCCCAGTTTGAGGAGGTGCGGTGCTGCGGGGTGGCTGGAGGAAGGGGTTGCGAGGATGGCGGCAGCTGGGCCTGGGTTCACAGGGAGGCGTTGGGGTGTTGGCGTTAATGCGGTGGCGCTTGGCGAGGCTTAGGAGGGAAGGATTGCTGTTGGGGTGCTGACAGGATAGGGTAAAATAGACTACTTCAGTTGGAAGGGATGTACaaggatcatctagtccaactgctGGATCACTTCAGAGCTGACCAACGCTTAAAGTATGTTATTAAGGGCATAAGTGCCTCttaaaacactgacaggcttgaggcAATGACCATTTCTCTAGGGAGCTTGTTTTGGTGTTTAACTGCCCTCTTGGTACAGAATTGCTTCCTAATGTCTGGTCTGGTGCAGCTTGGAGCTATTCCCAGGCATCCTGTCCCTGGATTGCAGCGAGAAGTGATCGGCACCTCCCCCTCCATGTCCTTTCCTCAGttaagctgcagagagcaatggggttgccccccagcctccttttctccaaactcgACAAGCTTAaagtcctcagctgctcctcagaggGCATGCTTTGCTGgccttctctggacacattcaAGGACCTTCTCATCCTTCTTAAATGGTTGGGGCCAGAACTGCACTTgaggtgaggctgcaccaacACTGAATACAGTGGGATAATCCCCTCTCTTGAGCGGCTGGTTCTGCTGCATTTGAGGCACCGCTGGATGtggtttgccctcttggctgaCTGCTGTtgagctgctgccacctagcaCCCCCAGattcctttctgcagggctgttctcCAACCGCTCCTTTCCTGGTTTATGGGGTGTCCTTGGAAATCTGTTggcgagtccagaggaggccacagaAATGGTCAGAAGGCTGGAACACATCttctgtgaggacaggctgagagagttggcATGGAGGAGGCTCCAGGAGACctcactgcagcctttcagtacttaaagggggcttaaaaaaaagatggagagagactttttagcagggcctgttgcaaCAGGACAAGtggcaatggttttaaaataaaggagggcagattcagactagatttaaggaagaaatcttttacaCTGAGGGTGGcaaaacactggcacaggttacccagagaggtggtcaatgacccatccctggaaacattcaaggccaggttggacagggctctgagcaacctgatctatttgaagatgtccctgcccatgtcagggggcttggactagatgacctttgaaggtcccttcccacccagaCTGTTCTGTGATGATTCTGTGAAACCTTTCAGATGAAATTTCTCATGCAACTGAAGGAGCATGAAGTCATCAGTTCCTCTTAACAgtagaagtatttttataatttaatcGATATCCTGTTCTTTGCTTTATATATAGAAAagtggtgaagggtctagaaagcaagtcttatgaggagtgtctgagggcactgggggtgtttagcctggagaaaaggaggcttagGGGAGATCTTCTCACTCTACAACTGTCTGAAAGTAGGGTGTAGCGAGGTGCGGTTGGTCTCCAAActaacaagtgataggacaaagggAAATAGCCtgaagttgcaccaggggaggtttaaattggatattaggaaaaatgtcttcactgcaaaggttgtcaagcactggaacaggctgcccagcgaggtggtggagtcaccatccctggagggatttaaaagacttgtagatgtggcacttagggatgtggtttagtggtgggcttggcagtgctgggttaacagttggactcagtgatcttaagggtctttttcaacctaaacaattctatgattctaaattattctgtgattctaaaacAAGGTGGACAATTGTCAAAGGACAGCAAACTACAGGCAGATCCCACCTCTGGAAGTGCTGTGCTCTGGTGAAGACGTGGTCTCTGGCAGGCAGTAAGCAGATTACAAAGCACAGAGATGACATGGGGCAATGGGAGAAGCTGCAGATTAAAACTGGCTGAGTTCCAGTGATCCTTTGGGGGACTGTAGTTCCCCAGATGCGTTTAAACCTACCTGCAGACTTCATGAAGAAGGAGAGTTTGAAAGAGAGCTGGATATTTGATGTGGAGTAGTTTTTGCCTCCAACTTGGTTTTGATGTTCAACgacatttcaaataatttatgcTGAATTCTCTCTTGGTTGATTAGTATCTGGTATTAAAGCTTAATGCTGGAGactcagcttttctgtgttcctGAAAAGCATTCAGATAATTGTGAACATGGTCAAAAATAGTTTGAtcaaaatttctgtattttgaggAGAAAAGGCTTGTACCATCAAAACGAGATAGTGGAGGGGGAGACTTGTGGGAGGGGAAAACCTACAAAACCCtgtaaaggaatgaagctgAAAGGGAGATCTTTGGGTGACAATATCCCCTTTCCCCAGGGCATCACCTCCAAGGATCTGTCGTTTTGATGGTATGAGACATTTCCTACAGTAAAATCAGGAGAAATGTGAAGTGGTCATAAACTGCAGCATCCTTTCTGCTGAGGTAATTCCAAGGGGCTGGGTAGCTCTGAGGAATTAATCATTTTCCCTGCCGGGCTCCTGTGTCCAAACTGCCTCCAGGTGGGAGGGACTGGCTGGCTGATGGGTCAGGGGTGGCCCAGGCCTCCTGGCTCCAGCTCAGGTTGAAATCCCAGTTCAGAGCACTGACCGGGAGTCCCAGCATTGGGGCATGGAGCCCGAGGTGGTGATTCTCTCGGCTGCCTCCTTCAGTCCTGATCTGCATTCTTCATTACTGGTTTCAGCTTATCGTTAGACTGCAGCAATGTAGATTGATGAGATGTGTGATAGGAGAGCTTAAGGCTCCAGGCAGCGTAAGTGTAATATTAGCATTAGCAGGAGGCACTgcaaacataaaatatattttttgtgtgCAGCTGTCTTGCAGAACTCCATAGCAGAACTTGTCCTGCGATCACAGGGAGCAAAGTCTCTAATGACCTGCAAATAGCACTGAGAGAGCTGAAAAGTGGGGCTGCCAAAGCAGAGCTCTTGCATGCacagcagaatttaaaaataggCTGCTGCTGGCGTTCTTGCTTACCCGTCATTCCTGGAAGCCCACGGGGAGGACGACTCTCCAGCAGAGGAGAGACGCAGTCCCCTGACGTGACTTCCCTCAGCATCTACGCCGCAGAGCAGAAAGTTGCAGATTCAGTCATTTTACACCAGAGCATCCCTGACTGTTGTTTGCATCTTTTCCAGCTCCAGGtctctgctggtgctggctTTCCCCTCCCCGGAGCAGCGAGGTGGCAGGGGCACCGGGCAGATGCCCCCTCACCCATGGCGCTGCCATCACGGTGGGAGCAAGGAGTCTCTTTAGCTTGACATTTTCAGTGCCTTCAGGGAAGCTCAGCGCATGTGGGAGTAGAGACATGGGGGAGATGAATGCCTCTGCAGATGAAACTGCTTTCAGAAGCTCCCACCAACAGCGCGAGGTGTCAGCCCCAGTCAAAGACTTGTCGTGGGGAATGCAGTTGGGCCAGAAAAAAGAGCTCGAGGGTGGGAGCATGAGGAGTTGAGGATGCTGAGCTGCAGCGTCTCCAGGCAAGGATGAGCTCTGCATTTACAAAGGACTGCAGAGAACCAGGCTGTGAAACGCCCCCTCCCCATTAGGAGTGAGGGGTCTGCAAGAAGATCCTGAGAAGCCACCCCTGGGTACCACAGCCTGGTGGCACAGCATCGTCCCTTTGTGGGGAAAGGACCCCAATGCTGTGTGCCGAGGGACTGAGGGAGATGGGCAGCCAATGGCTGAGCTGGGGCTTCTCGAAGCAGAGGCGGGCAGTGCCCGTGGgtgcagaggctgctggggagcaggtcGCCCTGCTCCACCTGCCTGTGGTGCTCAAGCTGACCGGTGGGCAGGGAGGTACATGCaagggccccccccccccccccccccccccgaggtgctgtggggtggtgggtgcGCTGCTCCCTCCCACAGCACTGAGCTGTGAGCCTGGTGCCGGGGGCAGAGGCAAGAAGCTGCTGGGAAGAAAGAGCTGCCCCTTCACTGGGTCACTAAGGCTGATGCAGAAAGTGCTGGGCAAAGCCTGGGTCTGTGCCTGGTGTGGAGAAACAAGGggtgaggctgggggtgggtggctGCGGGGGGTGCGtcagtgctgggcagggacTGGCTCGGAGGGTGGGAGGAAGCCAGGTACAGGGATGGTCAGAGAGGGAGCTGGTCTGGGTATCACCACCcaaattagaaaaaatgctCCCTGATTTTCTgttccctgattttttttcagaggtgtTGCTTGTGCTGGCCTCCACGCTCGGACAAAGCAGTGCTGCGACCTGCCTGGTCACCGCAGTCATTGGGTGGCCTTGGACCTCCAGTGGCCACAAAGCCAATCCGTCCGTGGTCACTGGACTAGACCATGGTCACATGGTCACTGGACCACAGCTGGCAACTGGGGTGACTGCTCCAGTGACAGAAAAGGGGCAGAGAGCAGTTAGACATAAGGGaggacagggatgggacatGCATTTGCACCAGGGAGAAAGAGGTGGGACCCATGTTAATCTGAGCTGAATAAATCACTACAGACAAAGCTttgggagcagcagagcacctgctgaagaagacaaagagaaaacacacagaagagtAAAAATTTATTAGCTGCTAGTAAGGTGTTTCAATAAGCTGTAGTTAGCAGAGGGTGGTGACCACAAGTTTGCCTCTGGGACAGAAAAGCCCTGGATGCTGGAGATCGCAGAGGCATTTCTGACAAACTGTCTTGGGGAGATGCAGATTCCCCAAACCAGAGCATGGCTGCTTTGACGAGCTCCCAGCAAGAGCAGAGGGTTCCTGAGGAGCCCATCTCACCTCCCTGCCAGTACGGGGCTGACAGAGCTGTCCCACAGCTCCCACCTCCCAGGCTGGCTCTGCTGAGGGTGGAGAAGGCAACCCGGGGCTGTACTAACCCAACAAAGCGCTATAGGATGCCTGTAAGTCCTATAGGACAAGGAACTGAGATGTTCTGGCTCCTTGGCTGTGGGATaccagcagcagaaaactgGTGGGGAATCTTTTCCACTTGTGTAATAACCTTAAAATACCACCCATGTTTCTTCTCCTGCCGTGGCTGGGCGAGGGTGCACCCCTACCCAAGCAATTTCTAGAATCCGGGCCCGGGTCCAGATGTGCAGCACCACACAAAGCTTAAATGTggtctgaagagaaaaagaataacaaacacTGATTGAAAAACGTCTCATAATCTTGGTGGTTCtgtttaatactttaaaaagtcaaGCCCTTGGAGATTCAGTGGCGTGGGTTTTGGAACAAAGTTTTTTTGACAGATGGAGAGCTGGCAAGACTTGACAGAGCAGGTTGTGTGTTGGGGTCGCCCAGGAAGAGGCAAGGAGTGTCgagcaggggctgtgggaagAGTGGACATACGGAGAGGAAGAGCGAGGCAGAGTGAGTTGAGCCCTGGTACATGATGTTTGGAAGAGTCTCT contains:
- the TMUB1 gene encoding transmembrane and ubiquitin-like domain-containing protein 1; translation: MALIEGVGDEVTVLFALLLVVVVLGLAWASTRAPEPAAPPRAAAPLSEEGPSAAPTPVEHKAPAAAAAAPAAADGAGGLAAGLRPRAGPTPAQGPLSEGDGGPTEPTMVLRLKFLNDTERLARVRPGDTVGALKRAYFPGQEQQVRLIYQGQLLRDDTQSLAALHLAHNSVLHCHISQHSPAPAPTGSHASADPVHAALNVGSLMLPLFVLMLAVLWYFQLQYRHVFTATATTFLAGLTLLFSFMAFTMYRR